The following proteins are co-located in the Desulfurococcus amylolyticus Z-533 genome:
- a CDS encoding aminotransferase class III-fold pyridoxal phosphate-dependent enzyme, with protein MPQGFSRSSRTEYVPTVIKEAYNSVVIDVYGRRYIDFSSSTSVVNTGYNNPKILDVVEKQLRELIHYTHIYGFNEPALKLARKLISITGVVDGKVILGLSGSDANEGLFHC; from the coding sequence ATACCACAGGGTTTTTCAAGGTCATCTAGAACAGAATATGTCCCAACGGTCATCAAGGAGGCATATAACTCTGTAGTTATCGATGTATATGGAAGAAGGTACATAGACTTCTCATCAAGCACATCAGTAGTGAACACCGGCTATAATAATCCAAAAATACTAGACGTCGTTGAAAAGCAGTTGAGGGAGCTGATTCATTACACTCATATATATGGCTTCAATGAGCCGGCATTAAAACTAGCTAGGAAGCTAATCTCTATAACAGGTGTAGTGGATGGAAAAGTAATCTTGGGTCTGAGCGGTAGCGATGCTAATGAAGGGCTGTTTCAT